From one Neovison vison isolate M4711 chromosome 1, ASM_NN_V1, whole genome shotgun sequence genomic stretch:
- the GRM6 gene encoding metabotropic glutamate receptor 6 yields MARPGSARAALPPLLMLVLVLAQAGAAGAAGSVRLAGGLTLGGLFPVHARGAAGRACGQLKKEQGVHRLEAMLYALDRVNADPELLPGVRLGARLLDTCSRDTYALEQALSFVQALIRRRGDGDEGAVRCPGGVPPLRTAPPERVVAVVGASASSVSIMVANVLRLFAIPQISYASTAPELSDSTRYDFFSRVVPPDSYQAQAMVDIVRALGWNYVSTLASEGNYGESGVEAFVQISREAGGVCIAQSIKIPREPKPGEFNKVIKRLMETPNARGIIIFANEDDIRRVLEAARHANLTGHFLWVGSDSWGAKTSPILNLEDVAVGAITILPKRASIDGFDQYFMTRSLENNRRNIWFAEFWEENFNCKLTSSGTQSDDTIRKCTGEERIGRDSTYEQEGKVQFVIDAVYAIAHALHSMHQALCPGLTGLCPAMETTDGRMLLQYIRAVRFNGSAGTPVMFNENGDAPGRYDIFQYQAANGSAGSGGYQAVGQWAENLRLDVEALQWSGETREVPSSLCSLPCGPGERKKMVKGVPCCWHCEPCDGYRFQADEFTCEACPGHMRPTRNHTGCRPTPVVRLTWSSPWAAPPLLLAVLGSMATTTVVATFVRHNNTPIVRASGRELSYVLLTGIFLIYAITFLMVAEPGAAVCAARRLFLGLGTTLSYSALLTKTNRIYRIFEQGKRSVTPPPFISPTSQLAITFSLTSVQVVGVMAWLGAQPPHSVIDYEEQRTVDPEQARGVLKCDMSDLSLIGCLGYSLLLMVTCTVYAIKARGVPETFNEAKPIGFTMYTTCIIWLAFVPIFFGTAQSAEKIYIQTTTLTVSLSLSASVSLGMLYVPKTYVILFHPEQNVQKRKRSLKATSTVAAPPKGEDTEAPK; encoded by the exons ATGGCCCGGCCCGGGAGCGCCCGAGCcgcgctgccgccgctgctgatgctggtgctggtgctggcgCAGGCGGGCGCCGCGGGCGCCGCGGGCTCGGTGCGCCTGGCGGGCGGCCTCACGCTGGGCGGCCTGTTCCCGGTGCACGCGCGGGGCGCGGCAGGCCGGGCGTGCGGGCAGCTGAAGAAGGAGCAGGGCGTGCACCGGCTGGAGGCCATGCTGTACGCGCTGGACCGCGTGAACGCCGACCCCGAGCTCCTGCCCGGCGTGCGCCTGGGTGCGCGGCTGCTCGACACCTGCTCGCGGGACACGTACGCGCTGGAGCAGGCGCTGAGCTTCGTGCAGGCGCTGATTCGCCGCCGTGGCGACGGCGACGAGGGGGCCGTGCGCTGCCCAGGGGGCGTCCCCCCACTGCGCACCGCGCCCCCGGAGCGCGTCGTGGCTGTTGTCGGCGCCTCGGCCAGCTCCGTCTCCATCATGGTCGCCAACGTGCTGCGCCTGTTTGCG ATACCCCAGATCAGCTACGCCTCCACAGCGCCTGAGCTCAGCGACTCCACACGCTATGACTTCTTCTCCCGAGTTGTGCCACCGGACTCCTACCAGGCCCAGGCCATGGTGGACATCGTGAGGGCACTGGGATGGAACTACGTGTCCACGCTGGCCTCTGAGGGCAACTATGGCGAGAGCGGGGTTGAGGCCTTTGTGCAGATCTCCCGGGAGGCTG gggGGGTCTGCATCGCCCAGTCCATCAAGATTCCCAGGGAACCGAAGCCAGGAGAATTCAACAAGGTGATCAAGAGACTCATGGAGACTCCCAACGCCCGGGGCATCATCATCTTTGCCAACGAGGACGACATCAG GAGGGTCCTAGAGGCCGCACGCCACGCCAACCTGACAGGTCACTTCTTATGGGTCGGCTCAGACAGCTGGGGAGCCAAGACCTCTCCCATCCTGAACCTGGAGGACGTGGCTGTGGGGGCCATCACCATCCTGCCCAAAAGAGCTTCCATAGATG gATTTGACCAGTACTTCATGACCCGCTCCCTGGAGAACAACCGTCGCAACATCTGGTTTGCCGAGTTCTGGGAGGAGAATTTTAACTGCAAACTGACCAGCTCAGGTACCCAGTCAGATGACACCATCCGCAAATGCACAG GCGAGGAACGCATCGGCCGGGACTCGACCTACGAGCAGGAGGGGAAGGTGCAGTTTGTGATCGACGCGGTGTACGCCATTGCCCACGCCCTCCACAGCATGCACCAGGcgctctgccctgggctcactGGCCTGTGCCCAGCCATGGAGACCACCGACGGGCGGATGCTGCTGCAGTATATCCGAGCAGTCCGCTTCAATG GCAGCGCGGGGACCCCCGTGATGTTCAATGAGAACGGGGACGCGCCGGGGCGTTACGACATCTTCCAGTACCAGGCGGCCAACGGCAGCGCGGGCAGCGGCGGCTACCAGGCGGTGGGCCAGTGGGCAGAGAACCTCAGGCTGGAC GTGGAAGCCCTGCAGTGGTCCGGGGAGACCCGCGAGGTGCCCTCATCCCTGTGCAGCCTCCCCTGCGGGCCAGGGGAGCGCAAGAAGATGGTGAAGGGCGTGCCCTGCTGCTGGCACTGCGAGCCCTGCGACGGCTACCGCTTCCAGGCGGACGAGTTCACGTGCGAGGCCTGCCCCGGGCACATGCGGCCCACGCGCAACCACACGGGCTGCCGCCCCACGCCCGTCGTGCGCCTCACCTGGTCCTCGCCGTGGGCCGCGCCGCCCCTCCTGCTGGCCGTGCTGGGCAGCATGGCCACCACCACCGTGGTGGCCACCTTCGTGCGCCACAACAACACGCCCATCGTCCGCGCCTCCGGCCGCGAGCTCAGCTACGTGCTGCTCACCGGCATCTTCCTCATCTACGCCATCACCTTCCTCATGGTTGCCGAGCCCGGGGCGGCTGTGTGCGCCGCCCGCCGGCTCTTCCTGGGCCTGGGCACCACGCTCAGCTACTCGGCCCTGCTCACCAAGACCAACCGCATCTACCGCATCTTCGAGCAGGGGAAGCGCTCCGTCACGCCCCCGCCCTTCATCAGCCCCACCTCGCAGCTCGCCATCACCTTCAGCCTCACCTCCGTGCAG GTGGTGGGAGTGATGGCGTGGCTGGGGGCCCAGCCCCCACACAGCGTGATCGACTATGAAGAACAACGGACAGTGGACCCAGAGCAGGCCAGAGGGGTGCTCAAGTGCGACATGTCGGACCTGTCCCTCATCGGCTGCCTGGGCTACAGCCTCCTGCTCATGGTCACGTGCACAGTGTACGCCATCAAAGCCCGCGGCGTGCCTGAGACCTTCAATGAGGCCAAGCCCATCGGCTTCACCATGTATACCACATGCATCATCTGGTTGGCTTTTGTGCCTATCTTCTTTGGCACTGCCCAGTCAGCTGAAAAG ATCTACATCCAAACCACCACACTGACTGTGTCCTTGAGCCTGAGTGCGTCAGTGTCCCTTGGCATGCTGTATGTGCCCAAAACCTACGTCATCCTGTTCCACCCGGAGCAGAATGTGCAGAAGCGGAAGCGGAGCCTCAAGGCGACCTCAACAGTGGCAGCCCCACCCAAGGGCGAGGACACAGAGGCCCCCAAGTAG